From the genome of Uranotaenia lowii strain MFRU-FL chromosome 1, ASM2978415v1, whole genome shotgun sequence, one region includes:
- the LOC129737987 gene encoding uncharacterized protein LOC129737987 produces the protein MPPKVVRTFSCSLCKDPDNSHMVQCDRCQSWYHYQCVGVGDSVADRSWLCPNCDKHSTTVAPETLRKNGSKSQRSKASTSTSVKAAKAALDLQQLQEQKQLELQRIQEETIQAEKEVALAKNRLESEKKQREKEAALEKKRLEDERKRQEAEQEFERDRVKRAQIESEIHRRNRNNHSTRPKYDHNQPTVPKVDGTQDHVQRESEFPNQQNSSSGCNTLTSGQLAARSVFSKELPTFTGNPEEWPLFYSSYLTGTKECGLTNAENLIRLQRCLKGEALEAVRSCLLIPETVPCAMETLEMCFGRPDVLVNTVLVKIRNTPAPKEGRLETLIAYGLAIKNFCNHILAAKLEDHFNNPTLLQELVEKLPMETKMKWADYMELTGERSLGGFGRFMHEVLRKAITVTPYHSHTVNKPVRGEEPRPKGSVKYKGYLNHHSEAQAPAEGKDDQNQNHIKKVCVACEKPGHRLENCEERPNPSPNNFHRTDSTAIYRIVPVTIHNGSQSIPTFALLDEASEVTMIEQGLADNLNLKGTLEPLHLQWTANVTRFEENSRSIDLQISGKDKRKRYCLKNARTVEVLELPIQSICHQELIEEYPHLRGLPLTDYEFARPQLLIGLENIHLATPLKICEGAHGQPIATKTRLGWCIYGAIPYLKTRKSYQQLFHGSEQTEDEKLNEIIKQHIIIDNLGVRSTGIALESNEDKRARETLESTTRRIPGGFETGILWKSDNVVFPDGFSMALSRLNSLEKKIYKHPDLANRVKEHINEYLEKGYAHKATYEELNSADPKRVWYLPLGVVISPKKPEKLRLIWDASSKVRNTSFNSLVLKGPDLLTSLPAILFRFRSRRVAICGDLKEMFHQIKIRSEDRSAQRFLWRDDPSAKPEVYTMDVATFGSACSPCSAQYIKNLNAKDYEDKYPDAAEAIINGHYVDDYLDSKDTEEQIISLTNDIRFVHRQGGFEIRNFRSNSSYVLKAIDEIPLPPKELGVFPKEIESVLGIQWLPVNDVFTFSLNLPNFDCKLVDGSIRPTKRQILRIIMTIYDPLGLLAAFIIQGKIIIQKLWKTGCNWDDEVNDEIFSNWKRWTNLFSGLGNIHIPRSYFGAAVPELCKPIQLHVLVDASEEAYACVAYFRYTDGGVIRCSLVGGKSKVAPVKTLSIPRLELQSAVLGTRLADFIQKNHQIPITERFFWTDSATVLHWIHSDTRKYHSYVACRIGEILTSTNIMEWKWVPSRSNVADEATKWGRGPCFEAESRWLRGPDFLWGSEDSWPEQKWNPANGNEELRSSHFHAKKTDEKLIDVHRFHKWERMQRTIAYAFRFGTPRSRSETSNEPKSLELLDQKYLRQAETVLLQIIQRESFPEEMVALRRVQNKKPAGVVPITSPLYKLSAYIDEEGLVRMDGRIGAAPNLPIEAKCPIILAKNHPITFLLVDYYHRRYLHRNAETVFNEIRQLFYITGLRKLIRTVGSRCQWCKVYGSSPMQPMMAPLPKARLVAFQRPFTYVGLDYFGPILVRVGRSHVKRWVALFTCFTTRAIHLEVAHSLSTVSCKFCIRRFIARRGAPAEIYTDNGTNFRGAANELQRQLNNINQRCAETFTNTNTKWYFNPPAAPHTGEVWERLVRSVKTALEAFHDIPRVPDDETFETIILEAESMINSRPLTYIPLNGATDEALTPNHFLLGSSTGVKQTPKDSTSALECLRSSWNLAQHILDGFWRRWLREYLPTIARRTKWFNNTKPIEVGDLVFVADGKQRNSWVRGKIIEVTLGKDKVARQAVVQTNSGKMRRAVGNLAVIDVVDECKDEIGGGTTSSYGGEIVEANCTSVDPPIRATAQLKTELATRQNQAELVRVHNEELSSNGNNQSEEEPNVVESLE, from the exons ATGCCACCGAAAGTCGTAAGAACATTCAGCTGTAGCCTCTGTAAGGATCCAGACAATAGCCACATGGTGCAGTGCGACCGGTGCCAATCCTGGTACCATTATCAATGCGTGGGCGTTGGTGACTCTGTGGCGGACCGGAGCTGGCTCTGTCCAAATTGTGACAAGCATAGTACCACTGTGGCCCCTGAAACGTTGAGAAAAAATGGATCCAAATCACAGAGGTCTAAGGCAAGTACGTCGACATCTGTTAAGGCCGCAAAAGCGGCTCTAGATTTGCAGCAGCTCCAAGAGCAGAAACAACTCGAACTACAACGCATTCAGGAGGAAACAATTCAAGCCGAGAAGGAAGTTGCTCTGGCGAAGAATCGCCTGGAGAGCGAGAAAAAACAACGCGAAAAAGAAGCAGCTCTCGAGAAGAAGCGCCTCGAGGATGAGCGAAAACGCCAGGAAGCTGAACAGGAATTTGAGCG AGACCGAGTGAAGCGGGCCCAAATCGAATCAGAGATCCACAGGAGGAACCGAAACAACCACTCAACTCGACCGAAATA TGATCATAATCAGCCCACGGTTCCCAAAGTAGACGGCACCCAAGATCACGTTCAGAGAGAAAGCGAATTTCCGAATCAACAAAACAGCTCATCAGGTTGCAACACGCTAACCAGTGGCCAGCTCGCGGCACGTTCAGTTTTTTCCAAAGAACTGCCAACGTTCACTGGTAACCCGGAAGAGTGGCCGTTATTTTACAGTAGCTACCTGACTGGAACGAAAGAGTGCGGGCTTACTAACGCGGAAAATCTTATTCGTCTTCAGCGTTGCCTCAAAGGCGAAGCTTTAGAAGCCGTACGAAGTTGCTTACTGATTCCTGAAACGGTTCCTTGTGCTATGGAAACACTGGAGATGTGCTTCGGAAGACCAGACGTACTAGTAAACACAGTTCTAGTCAAGATCCGAAACACTCCCGCTCCCAAGGAGGGTCGATTAGAGACCTTGATAGCTTATGGGCTGGCCATCAAAAACTTTTGCAATCACATTCTTGCAGCAAAACTAGAAGACCACTTCAACAACCCTACGTTGCTTCAGGAGTTGGTAGAAAAGCTTCCgatggaaacaaaaatgaaatgggCGGACTATATGGAACTTACAGGTGAAAGAAGCTTGGGTGGTTTTGGGAGATTCATGCATGAGGTTTTGCGAAAGGCGATCACGGTAACCCCCTACCACTCTCATACAGTGAACAAGCCAGTGAGAGGAGAGGAGCCAAGACCTAAAGGTAGTGTGAAGTATAAAGGGTACCTCAATCATCACAGCGAAGCTCAAGCACCTGCAGAAGGCAAAGATGATCAGAACCAGAACCATATCAAGAAGGTTTGTGTAGCTTGCGAAAAGCCAGGTCATAGATTGGAGAATTGCG AAGAACGACCGAATCCTAGCCCCAATAATTTCCATCGAACTGATAGTACTGCTATCTATCGAATCGTCCCCGTCACTATACACAACGGATCACAATCCATCCCTACTTTTGCCCTCCTTGACGAAGCCTCCGAAGTCACGATGATCGAGCAAGGTCTTGCCGATAATCTTAATCTCAAAGGTACCCTAGAACCATTACATTTGCAATGGACCGCTAACGTGACTCGCTTCGAAGAAAATTCTCGTTCAATTGACCTACAGATTTCCGGGAAGGATAAGAGAAAACGATACTGCTTGAAAAACGCCAGAACAGTCGAGGTCTTAGAGCTCCCGATTCAGTCCATTTGCCACCAAGAACTTATTGAAGAGTATCCGCATCTGCGAGGACTCCCTCTAACGGACTATGAATTCGCCCGACCACAACTGCTAATAGGTCTCGAAAATATTCACCTTGCCACGCCTCTGAAAATCTGTGAAGGAGCACATGGGCAACCGATAGCCACAAAGACACGCCTAGGGTGGTGTATCTACGGAGCAATTCCGTACTTAAAAACACGCAAATCCTATCAGCAGCTGTTTCATGGAAGCGAACAGACTGAAGATgagaaattaaatgaaattataaagcAACATATTATCATAGACAACTTAGGTGTACGTAGTACGGGAATAGCACTCGAGTCCAATGAAGATAAACGTGCTCGAGAAACATTAGAATCCACCACACGCCGAATTCCTGGAGGGTTCGAAACCGGAATTCTGTGGAAAAGCGACAATGTTGTCTTTCCGGATGGGTTTTCTATGGCTCTTAGTCGGTTAAACAGtttagaaaagaaaatttataaacatccGGATTTGGCCAATCGCGTGAAGGAACACATTAACGAATACCTTGAGAAGGGATACGCTCATAAAGCCACTTACGAGGAACTGAATTCTGCGGATCCGAAACGAGTCTGGTATTTACCATTGGGCGTCGTTATTAGTcccaaaaaaccagaaaaactgCGACTTATTTGGGATGCATCGTCGAAAGTTCGGAACACCTCATTCAACTCATTGGTACTAAAGGGGCCGGATCTACTCACGTCACTTCCTGCAATTCTCTTCCGATTTCGATCTAGAAGGGTGGCAATATGTGGCGACTTGAAAGAAATGTTCCACCAGATAAAAATTCGAAGTGAAGATCGGTCTGCTCAGAGATTCTTGTGGAGAGATGATCCATCCGCCAAACCGGAAGTCTACACCATGGACGTTGCAACTTTCGGTTCTGCCTGTTCACCCTGTTCAGCACAATACATTAAAAACCTCAACGCCAAGGACTATGAAGATAAATACCCAGATGCAGCAGAGGCCATAATCAATGGTCATTATGTCGACGACTATTTAGACAGCAAAGATACAGAAGAGCAAATAATCAGTCTGACCAACGATATTCGATTCGTACATCGCCAAGGTGGGTTTGAAATCCGAAATTTCAGGTCTAATTCTTCATACGTTCTTAAAGCCATCGACGAGATCCCCCTTCCGCCTAAAGAGTTGGGCGTATTTCCGAAAGAAATAGAATCCGTACTGGGCATTCAATGGTTGCCAGTAAACGATGTCTTTACCTTTTCCCTGAATCTTCCGAACTTTGACTGCAAGCTGGTTGATGGTTCAATTCGCCCTACAAAACGCcaaatactaagaataataatgaCCATCTATGACCCACTCGGATTGCTGGCCGCATTCATAATTCAAGGAAAAATAATCATACAAAAACTGTGGAAAACTGGATGTAACTGGGACGACGAAGTAAATGATGAAATATTCTCTAACTGGAAACGATGGACAAATTTGTTCTCTGGATTGGgtaacattcatattccaagaTCCTACTTCGGGGCGGCTGTCCCCGAGCTTTGCAAACCAATCCAACTCCATGTGCTTGTCGACGCCAGCGAAGAGGCATATGCTTGTGTCGCCTATTTTCGCTACACCGACGGAGGCGTAATTCGGTGTTCCCTAGTGGGTGGGAAGTCTAAGGTCGCCCCTGTTAAAACGCTGTCCATACCAAGGCTCGAACTACAGTCAGCAGTGTTGGGAACACGCCTAGCagatttcatacaaaaaaaccatcaaatacCAATAACTGAACGGTTTTTCTGGACCGACTCAGCGACAGTGCTCCACTGGATTCATTCTGATACACGCAAGTATCATTCATACGTGGCGTGTAGGATTGGAGAAATTTTAACATCAACAAACATCATGGAATGGAAATGGGTTCCTTCTCGCAGCAACGTAGCCGACGAAGCCACCAAATGGGGTCGGGGACCATGCTTTGAAGCTGAGAGCAGATGGTTGCGTGGACCAGATTTCCTCTGGGGCAGCGAAGATTCGTGGCCTGAACAAAAATGGAATCCAGCAAACGGGAATGAAGAATTGCGCTCAAGTCACTTTCATGCAAAGAAAACCGATGAGAAACTAATTGACGTTCACCGATTCCACAAGTGGGAGAGAATGCAACGAACAATCGCGTATGCATTTCGATTTGGCACCCCGCGAAGTCGCAGCGAAACATCAAACGAACCGAAGTCTCTAGAACTCCTCGACCAAAAGTATCTACGCCAAGCTGAAACGGTATTACTGCAGATTATCCAACGAGAATCGTTTCCAGAGGAAATGGTCGCATTACGGAGAGTCCAAAATAAAAAGCCTGCGGGGGTGGTGCCGATCACCAGTCCGCTATACAAATTATCAGCTTACATCGATGAAGAGGGATTGGTCAGAATGGACGGTCGTATCGGCGCCGCCCCCAACTTGCCGATCGAAGCTAAGTGTCCTATAATCCTAGCCAAAAACCATCCTATAACGTTCCTTCTTGTAGATTACTATCACCGCCGCTACTTGCATCGAAATGCCGAAACTGTTTTCAACGAGATTCGCCAGCTTTTCTACATAACGGGACTTCGGAAGCTGATACGCACTGTAGGTTCCCGTTGTCAATGGTGCAAGGTCTACGGCAGTTCCCCGATGCAACCGATGATGGCTCCTTTACCGAAGGCTCGGCTCGTAGCGTTCCAGCGACCTTTCACCTACGTTGGTCTGGATTACTTTGGACCAATCCTGGTTAGGGTTGGTCGATCGCATGTGAAGCGCTGGGTAGCGCTCTTCACATGCTTTACAACCAGGGCTATCCATCTCGAAGTCGCCCACAGCCTCTCCACTGTCTCCTGTAAATTCTGCATACGCCGCTTTATAGCTCGACGTGGTGCTCCAGCCGAAATATACACCGATAATGGCACAAACTTTAGAGGAGCCGCTAATGAGCTGCAACGTCAACTTAACAACATCAACCAAAGATGCGCGGAGACATTTACCAACACCAACACCAAATGGTACTTCAACCCACCAGCGGCACCTCATACAGGTGAAGTCTGGGAGCGCCTAGTGCGATCCGTGAAAACTGCACTAGAAGCCTTTCATGACATTCCTAGAGTCCCTGATGACGAGACGTTTGAAACAATCATCTTGGAAGCCGAGAGCATGATAAATAGCCGGCCGTTGACCTACATACCACTGAACGGTGCGACAGATGAGGCCTTAACACCAAACCATTTCCTTCTTGGTAGCTCAACCGGAGTCAAACAAACACCGAAGGATTCCACCAGTGCCCTTGAGTGTCTACGGAGCAGCTGGAATCTAGCACAACATATTTTAGACGGGTTCTGGAGAAGATGGTTAAGGGAGTACCTTCCAACCATCGCCAGACGCACCAAGTGGTTTAACAACACGAAACCCATCGAGGTAGGTGATCTTGTCTTCGTTGCTGACGGAAAACAACGCAACAGTTGGGTCCGAGGAAAGATTATCGAGGTCACTCTTGGAAAAGACAAGGTTGCCAGACAAGCGGTGGTTCAAACCAATTCAGGAAAAATGCGTCGAGCTGTGGGGAATCTTGCCGTGATCGACGTCGTGGACGAGTGTAAGGACGAGATTGGTGGAGGAACAACATCGTCTTACGGGGGGGAGATTGTTGAGGCCAACTGTACATCCGTCGACCCTCCGATTCGAGCAACGGCTCAGCTAAAAACGGAACTGGCAACCAGGCAAAACCAAGCAGAATTGGTGAGGGTGCACAACGAAGAGCTGTCATCGAACGGAAATAATCAAAGTGAGGAAGAGCCAAACGTGGTCGAATCATTAGAGTAA